In Plantibacter sp. PA-3-X8, one DNA window encodes the following:
- a CDS encoding TetR/AcrR family transcriptional regulator, with protein MRPSARNEILDAAVRVVDASGEADITYEAVAQEVGLTKAGLRYHFPSRDAMMIAVIEHVVARWQRELVEELGAPLETSTLEERVRAFVAFAGEGGASQGEFVVFAEAVRRPELAAPWLEYLRTWFGFGEDTDSTSLLLVWLAANGLWIAEATGILDVGRDQRADLVSRLLALAGGEAR; from the coding sequence ATGAGACCCAGTGCGCGGAACGAGATCCTCGATGCGGCCGTCCGCGTCGTCGACGCCTCCGGAGAGGCCGACATCACCTACGAGGCGGTGGCGCAGGAGGTCGGTCTGACGAAGGCCGGCCTGCGCTACCACTTCCCCTCACGGGACGCGATGATGATCGCGGTGATCGAGCACGTGGTCGCTCGCTGGCAGCGCGAACTCGTGGAGGAGTTGGGGGCGCCGCTCGAGACGTCGACGCTCGAGGAGCGGGTGCGGGCCTTCGTCGCCTTCGCAGGGGAGGGTGGGGCGAGCCAGGGCGAGTTCGTCGTCTTCGCCGAGGCGGTCAGGCGTCCCGAACTCGCCGCTCCCTGGCTCGAGTACCTCCGGACCTGGTTCGGGTTCGGCGAGGACACCGATTCGACCTCCCTCCTGCTCGTCTGGTTGGCGGCGAACGGCCTCTGGATCGCCGAGGCGACCGGCATCCTCGACGTCGGCCGCGACCAGCGCGCCGACCTCGTCTCGCGACTCCTGGCCCTCGCTGGAGGTGAAGCCCGATGA
- a CDS encoding LLM class flavin-dependent oxidoreductase, with protein MSKRIILNAFDMSCVTHQAPGLWKHPDNQAHRYNDIDYWIDLARLLERGTFDALFIADVVGIYDVYRHSSAPALIDSAQLPVGDPIIQVSAMAKATEHLGFGVTVASTYELPYALARRFSTLDHFTKGRVGWNVVTSYLDSAARNLGLTTQIKHDDRYGIGEEFLDVTYKLWEGSWEDDAVVIDRENGVYTDPTKVHPINHRGEHFQVPGIHLSEPSPQRTPVIFQAGASARGRQFAATHGEAVFINGLVPELTRKTTDDIRERAEALGRPRDSVKILTLATAIVAETDEEAQAKYEEYQQYISLDGALTLYGGWSGLDLSSFDPDKPLKYVDTDSARSALAIFTLADPEREWTPRDIAHYIGIGGIGPVFVGSAATVADEIERWIDVAGTDGFNLAYVITPGTFEAVVDLLVPELRRRGRVWDEYPEGTLRGRLNGTGSPVVPEWHPAHRYRGAYVGQPSAADDTAPSLFDTDNADETNAYAPEGASA; from the coding sequence GTGAGCAAGCGCATCATCCTCAACGCGTTCGACATGAGCTGCGTGACCCATCAGGCGCCCGGCCTGTGGAAGCACCCCGACAACCAGGCGCACCGTTACAACGACATCGACTACTGGATCGACCTCGCCAGACTCCTCGAGCGGGGCACCTTCGACGCCCTGTTCATCGCGGACGTCGTCGGCATCTACGACGTCTACCGTCACTCCTCCGCACCCGCGCTCATCGACTCGGCGCAACTGCCCGTCGGCGACCCGATCATCCAGGTGTCGGCCATGGCGAAGGCGACCGAGCACCTCGGCTTCGGCGTCACCGTCGCGTCCACCTACGAGCTGCCCTACGCCCTCGCCCGCCGCTTCTCGACGCTCGACCACTTCACGAAGGGTCGGGTCGGCTGGAACGTCGTCACCTCCTACCTCGACTCCGCCGCCCGCAACCTCGGGCTCACCACCCAGATCAAGCACGACGACCGGTACGGCATCGGCGAGGAATTCCTCGACGTCACCTACAAACTGTGGGAGGGCTCCTGGGAGGACGACGCGGTCGTCATCGACCGGGAGAACGGCGTCTACACCGACCCCACGAAGGTGCACCCGATCAACCACCGGGGCGAGCACTTCCAGGTGCCCGGCATCCACCTCTCGGAACCGTCGCCGCAGCGCACCCCGGTCATCTTCCAGGCCGGCGCCTCGGCCCGCGGTCGCCAGTTCGCAGCCACCCACGGCGAGGCGGTGTTCATCAACGGGCTCGTCCCGGAGCTGACCCGCAAGACGACCGACGACATCCGCGAACGCGCCGAGGCCCTCGGACGCCCGCGCGACAGCGTGAAGATCCTCACCCTCGCCACGGCGATCGTCGCCGAGACCGACGAGGAGGCGCAGGCCAAGTACGAGGAGTACCAGCAGTACATCTCGCTCGACGGCGCCCTCACCCTCTACGGCGGCTGGTCCGGCCTCGACCTCTCCTCCTTCGACCCCGACAAGCCGCTCAAGTACGTCGACACCGACTCCGCCCGCTCGGCGCTCGCGATCTTCACGCTCGCCGACCCGGAGCGCGAGTGGACGCCGCGCGACATCGCCCACTACATCGGCATCGGCGGCATCGGGCCCGTGTTCGTCGGCAGCGCCGCGACGGTCGCCGACGAGATCGAGCGCTGGATCGACGTCGCCGGTACCGACGGCTTCAACCTCGCCTACGTCATCACGCCCGGCACCTTCGAGGCCGTCGTCGACCTGCTCGTGCCCGAGCTGCGTCGCCGTGGCCGAGTCTGGGACGAGTACCCGGAGGGGACCCTCCGCGGCCGCCTGAACGGCACCGGCTCCCCCGTCGTGCCCGAGTGGCACCCGGCCCACCGGTACCGCGGTGCGTACGTCGGGCAGCCGTCCGCCGCCGACGACACCGCGCCTTCCCTCTTCGACACCGACAACGCCGACGAGACCAACGCCTACGCCCCAGAAGGAGCCTCAGCATGA
- a CDS encoding acyl-CoA dehydrogenase family protein, whose translation MSIDTISTSTGSVTGQPIPEGRTHWSGTADDAELAHWDAVATEVATKLAVDVLERDRANLDPTTELDLLRESGLVNLLDPAEFGGGGGHWESAFRVVRILSRVDASIGQLLAYHYINAGNIGFTADPATQAEWHRKTVEGRWIWGDSVNPTDPDLSLTQDGDAFRLNGLKRFSTGASAGDVILVNAVVRGGDHDGTIFQFVLDHDRAGITYLGDWDALGQRLSASGSVRFEDVLVEQADILGTVGDEPFSSLVTPGIQLAFGNLYLGIAEGALAQGTELVRARKNAWFLSRAETYRDDPFVQRVVGEFVSSIAAVEALADRTNARFDRIIERGADVTAEDRGAIAIEIAKLKVVSTELGIEVANRIFEVTGSSSAKASVGLDLFWRNVRTHSLHDPVDYKKLEVGANHLNGELQPISLYT comes from the coding sequence ATGAGCATCGACACGATCAGCACTTCGACAGGCTCAGTGACCGGGCAGCCGATCCCCGAAGGGCGTACGCACTGGTCCGGCACCGCCGACGACGCCGAGCTCGCGCACTGGGACGCCGTCGCCACCGAGGTCGCCACCAAGCTCGCGGTCGACGTCCTCGAACGCGACCGCGCGAACCTCGACCCCACCACCGAGCTCGACCTCCTCCGCGAATCGGGCCTCGTCAACCTGCTCGACCCCGCCGAGTTCGGCGGGGGTGGCGGACACTGGGAGAGCGCCTTCCGGGTCGTCCGCATCCTGTCGCGCGTCGACGCCTCCATCGGCCAGCTGCTCGCCTACCACTACATCAACGCCGGCAACATCGGCTTCACCGCCGACCCGGCCACGCAGGCCGAGTGGCACCGCAAAACCGTGGAGGGCCGGTGGATCTGGGGCGACTCCGTGAACCCGACGGACCCCGACCTCTCGCTCACCCAGGACGGCGACGCGTTCCGCCTCAACGGACTCAAGCGGTTCTCGACGGGCGCCTCGGCCGGCGACGTCATCCTCGTCAACGCGGTCGTCCGCGGTGGCGACCACGACGGCACGATCTTCCAGTTCGTCCTCGACCACGACCGCGCGGGCATCACCTACCTCGGCGACTGGGACGCGCTCGGCCAGCGGCTCTCCGCCTCGGGTTCCGTGCGGTTCGAGGACGTGCTCGTCGAGCAGGCGGACATCCTCGGCACCGTCGGCGACGAACCGTTCTCCTCCCTCGTGACGCCGGGCATCCAGCTCGCGTTCGGCAACCTCTACCTCGGCATCGCGGAGGGTGCGCTCGCGCAGGGCACGGAGCTCGTCCGGGCACGGAAGAACGCCTGGTTCCTCAGCCGCGCCGAGACCTACCGCGACGACCCGTTCGTGCAGCGCGTCGTCGGCGAGTTCGTGTCGTCGATCGCCGCCGTCGAGGCGCTCGCCGACCGCACGAACGCCCGCTTCGACCGCATCATCGAGCGGGGAGCGGACGTGACCGCGGAGGACCGCGGCGCCATCGCCATCGAGATCGCCAAGCTCAAGGTCGTCTCCACCGAGCTCGGCATCGAGGTCGCGAACCGCATCTTTGAGGTCACCGGCTCCAGCTCGGCGAAGGCCTCCGTGGGGCTCGACCTGTTCTGGCGGAACGTGCGCACGCACTCCCTCCACGACCCGGTCGACTACAAGAAGCTCGAAGTCGGCGCGAACCACCTGAACGGCGAGCTGCAGCCGATCTCGCTCTACACCTAG
- a CDS encoding acyl-CoA dehydrogenase family protein, whose amino-acid sequence MTSAPTTTARPVGFAATRELLLPLFAEIQAGAVERELEHRLPREEVRKLAAAGFGALRVPAEFGGSGLTFPEFTELLIELAAADSNLPQIFRGHIALVEDQLVAAPSDRRTAWLERFVAGEIVGNAWSEVGSGALGVSGTVVTERDGRYVVNGRKFYTTGSIYADWTDATARLVVEGQPDTEVTVLVRTNQLGVTIADDWDGFGQQLTGTGTIVFEDAVVDADQLHPFTDRFRYQTALYQHVLIAVHAGIAAAVERDAGEQIRARTRVYTHGLAPLVKDDGQIQAVVGEISSIAFVAKQTVLGVAAAIERASETAADRDSADDVQANIEAEIRSAQAQVVLSELVPRSATLLFNTLGASAVSRTSALDRHWRNARTVASHNPVIYKTRIVGDWSINGTPPPFVWAVGTAKPE is encoded by the coding sequence ATGACCTCCGCACCCACCACCACCGCCCGCCCGGTCGGCTTCGCGGCCACCCGGGAGCTGCTCCTGCCGCTGTTCGCCGAGATCCAGGCCGGCGCCGTGGAGCGCGAACTCGAGCACCGGCTCCCGCGGGAGGAGGTGCGGAAGCTCGCCGCCGCCGGCTTCGGCGCGCTCCGGGTCCCCGCCGAGTTCGGCGGTTCGGGACTCACCTTCCCGGAGTTCACCGAGCTCCTGATCGAGCTCGCGGCGGCGGACTCGAACCTCCCGCAGATCTTCCGTGGGCACATCGCCCTCGTCGAGGACCAGCTGGTCGCGGCCCCGAGCGACCGACGCACCGCCTGGCTCGAGCGGTTCGTCGCCGGTGAGATCGTCGGCAACGCCTGGAGCGAGGTCGGCTCCGGTGCACTCGGCGTCTCCGGAACGGTCGTCACCGAGCGCGACGGCCGCTACGTCGTGAACGGCCGCAAGTTCTACACGACGGGCAGCATCTACGCCGACTGGACGGACGCGACCGCGCGACTCGTCGTCGAGGGCCAGCCCGACACCGAGGTCACCGTGCTCGTCCGCACGAACCAGCTGGGCGTGACGATCGCCGACGACTGGGACGGCTTCGGGCAGCAGCTCACCGGCACGGGGACGATCGTCTTCGAGGACGCGGTCGTCGACGCCGACCAGCTGCACCCCTTCACCGATCGGTTCCGCTACCAGACCGCGCTCTACCAGCACGTGCTCATCGCCGTGCACGCGGGGATCGCGGCGGCGGTCGAGCGCGACGCCGGGGAGCAGATCCGCGCCCGTACCCGCGTCTACACGCATGGTCTCGCGCCACTCGTGAAGGACGACGGGCAGATCCAGGCGGTGGTCGGCGAGATCTCGTCGATCGCGTTCGTCGCGAAGCAGACCGTGCTCGGGGTCGCCGCTGCGATCGAGCGGGCATCGGAGACCGCCGCCGACCGCGATTCCGCGGACGACGTGCAGGCGAACATCGAGGCCGAGATCCGTTCCGCCCAGGCGCAGGTAGTGCTCTCAGAGCTCGTCCCACGGTCCGCGACGCTGCTGTTCAACACGCTCGGCGCCTCAGCCGTCAGCCGCACGAGCGCCCTCGACCGCCACTGGCGCAACGCCCGCACGGTCGCGTCGCACAACCCCGTGATCTACAAGACGCGCATCGTCGGCGACTGGTCCATCAACGGCACCCCGCCGCCCTTCGTCTGGGCCGTCGGTACGGCCAAGCCGGAGTAG
- a CDS encoding LLM class flavin-dependent oxidoreductase, protein MTAAQPSRLQFGAFVMNTGSHMQHGLWRHPEAKQHTFDDVNLWVDLAKTLERGRFDTIFFADVVGVYGGAGASCDVNAREGMQLPSNDPSMLLSALAISTEHLGLAFTSSILQEHPFTFARKISTIDHASGGRVGWNIVTSFLENAARNYGLDRLVEHDERYAWAEEYVAVVGKLWEGSWDDGALLADKASGVFADPTKVHRIDHVGERYRVEGPHLSSPSPQRSPLLFQAGSSGAGKAFAANYAEVQFMMAPSIEAARASAESTRALVAETGRDPRDVKFWQAMSFIVGSTEEEAKRIEAEYDDLLSADAFLAHSNLGTDQATGKPIDPDTPLKDVETQGGHSMLEALQALSPDREPTVRDLAKLTAKLRGRVVGTPEQIADHLAEWRAAGIDGINVANWMIPHSYEVFVDEVMPVLQERGLAQREYAPGTLREKLFGAESTLPETHPLRAYRGAFADR, encoded by the coding sequence ATGACCGCCGCTCAGCCCTCCCGCCTCCAGTTCGGTGCCTTCGTGATGAACACCGGCTCCCACATGCAGCACGGCCTCTGGCGCCACCCGGAGGCGAAGCAGCACACCTTCGACGACGTGAACCTGTGGGTCGACCTCGCGAAGACGCTCGAGCGGGGTCGGTTCGACACGATCTTCTTCGCCGACGTCGTCGGGGTATACGGCGGTGCCGGGGCGTCCTGCGACGTGAACGCCCGCGAGGGCATGCAGCTGCCGAGCAACGACCCGTCGATGCTGCTGTCGGCGCTCGCGATCAGCACCGAGCACCTCGGCCTCGCGTTCACCTCGTCGATCCTGCAGGAGCACCCGTTCACCTTCGCCCGGAAGATCTCGACGATCGACCACGCGTCCGGTGGGCGGGTCGGCTGGAACATCGTCACGAGCTTCCTCGAGAACGCGGCGCGCAACTACGGGCTCGACCGCCTCGTCGAGCACGACGAGCGGTATGCGTGGGCCGAGGAGTACGTGGCGGTCGTCGGCAAGCTCTGGGAGGGGTCGTGGGACGACGGCGCGCTCCTCGCCGACAAGGCCAGCGGCGTCTTCGCCGACCCCACCAAGGTGCACCGGATCGACCACGTCGGCGAACGGTACCGCGTGGAAGGCCCGCACCTGTCGTCGCCGTCGCCGCAGCGCTCGCCGCTCCTGTTCCAGGCCGGCTCGTCCGGTGCGGGGAAGGCGTTCGCCGCGAACTACGCCGAGGTGCAGTTCATGATGGCGCCGAGCATCGAGGCCGCTCGGGCGTCCGCGGAGTCGACGCGCGCGCTCGTCGCCGAGACCGGCCGCGACCCGCGCGACGTCAAGTTCTGGCAGGCGATGTCGTTCATCGTCGGCAGCACCGAGGAGGAGGCGAAGCGCATCGAGGCCGAGTACGACGACCTCCTGTCGGCCGACGCGTTCCTCGCTCACTCGAACCTCGGCACCGACCAGGCGACCGGCAAGCCGATCGACCCGGACACCCCGCTCAAGGACGTCGAGACCCAGGGCGGGCACAGCATGCTCGAGGCGCTGCAGGCCCTCTCGCCGGACCGCGAGCCGACCGTCCGCGACCTCGCCAAGCTCACCGCGAAGCTGCGGGGTCGCGTCGTCGGCACGCCGGAGCAGATCGCCGACCACCTGGCCGAGTGGCGCGCGGCCGGGATCGACGGGATCAACGTCGCCAACTGGATGATCCCGCACTCCTACGAGGTCTTCGTCGACGAGGTCATGCCGGTGCTGCAGGAGCGCGGTCTCGCCCAGCGGGAGTACGCGCCGGGCACGCTCCGCGAGAAGCTCTTCGGTGCGGAGTCCACCCTCCCGGAGACGCACCCGCTGCGCGCCTACCGCGGCGCCTTCGCCGACCGCTGA
- a CDS encoding TMEM198/TM7SF3 family protein yields MSDGGAAGTSPERDDAEASAAGSVHATSTVATSPDPDDASADPQDPVRRSPRVAFLIAYLIRSVDLVVSAVLIIAIGGVVMTLFNIVGTAMRVDQSTGSYGPDAPLVLGGPSGAELWYQMLGSLGGWILLAVGVMLVIVQPVMEVVRRRTPSRGLAYVSGLTAVTVAGIGFGVLVVFGIPPVGLIASGAAGGLVSNLGSALAILVFGLVVYGAPVLIVAALIMLLSFAIGRRRVRVVTAVLAGLIVVAVIVASTGAFRPPPAREVAAAQRSEAEDGFTRALADIDGIADIEVVGHGATVTMSLDAGVGQVLGAADAAKRAGEDLEGIAIVVIQREPDPTSAAQQQDPPRGPWRVQLVPSDQSMDEIADELQRLMLTERLQVSIAVTEGAPLITVFSMDALPAAVRELRGIYPDGAHYRVPERFSMADDPAGLSVPMVDAILAVVEAYPDVEIEVNAQPKLYVNDVTPEEAAAIVAILQDPALAGTSPSGYPADYQIHTSGPEGDVYLEGTFG; encoded by the coding sequence ATGAGCGACGGGGGCGCAGCCGGGACATCGCCTGAGCGCGATGACGCCGAGGCCAGCGCCGCCGGATCCGTCCACGCGACCTCGACCGTGGCGACCTCGCCCGACCCCGACGACGCATCCGCGGATCCCCAGGATCCTGTCCGCCGGTCGCCCCGAGTCGCGTTCCTGATCGCGTATCTCATCCGCTCCGTCGACCTCGTCGTCTCGGCCGTCCTCATCATCGCCATCGGGGGCGTCGTCATGACGCTTTTCAACATCGTCGGCACCGCCATGCGCGTCGATCAGTCGACCGGGTCGTACGGCCCCGACGCGCCGCTCGTGCTCGGCGGGCCGTCGGGGGCGGAGCTCTGGTACCAGATGCTCGGCTCGCTCGGCGGGTGGATCCTCCTCGCCGTCGGCGTCATGCTCGTGATCGTCCAACCGGTGATGGAGGTCGTCCGTCGGAGGACCCCCTCGCGTGGGCTCGCCTACGTGAGCGGCCTGACGGCGGTCACGGTCGCCGGGATCGGCTTCGGTGTCCTGGTGGTCTTCGGGATACCGCCCGTGGGGTTGATCGCCAGCGGAGCCGCTGGTGGGCTGGTGAGCAATCTCGGATCAGCACTCGCGATACTCGTCTTCGGACTCGTCGTCTACGGAGCCCCCGTGCTGATCGTCGCCGCGCTCATCATGCTCCTCTCCTTCGCCATCGGTCGGCGACGGGTACGGGTCGTCACTGCGGTGCTCGCCGGTCTCATCGTCGTCGCCGTCATCGTGGCGTCGACCGGTGCGTTCCGCCCGCCACCCGCGCGTGAGGTCGCCGCGGCGCAACGGTCCGAAGCCGAGGACGGATTCACTCGGGCGCTCGCGGACATCGACGGGATCGCCGACATCGAGGTCGTCGGTCACGGCGCGACGGTGACGATGTCGCTCGATGCCGGCGTCGGGCAGGTGCTCGGCGCGGCCGACGCGGCGAAGCGTGCCGGGGAGGACCTCGAGGGCATCGCGATCGTCGTCATCCAGCGCGAGCCGGACCCGACGTCGGCCGCCCAGCAACAGGATCCACCACGGGGACCGTGGCGGGTGCAGCTCGTGCCGAGCGATCAGAGCATGGACGAGATCGCCGACGAACTGCAGCGGCTGATGCTGACGGAGCGGCTGCAGGTGTCGATCGCCGTCACGGAGGGGGCACCGCTCATCACCGTCTTCTCCATGGATGCCCTTCCCGCGGCGGTCCGGGAACTCCGCGGGATCTACCCGGACGGCGCGCACTACCGTGTGCCGGAACGCTTCTCCATGGCGGACGACCCGGCCGGGCTGAGCGTGCCGATGGTCGACGCCATCCTCGCCGTCGTCGAGGCCTACCCCGATGTCGAGATCGAGGTCAACGCCCAACCGAAGCTCTACGTGAACGACGTGACCCCGGAGGAGGCCGCAGCGATCGTCGCCATCCTGCAGGACCCGGCGCTCGCCGGAACGAGTCCATCGGGGTACCCCGCCGACTACCAGATCCACACCTCCGGCCCCGAGGGGGACGTCTACCTGGAGGGCACCTTCGGTTGA